One part of the Oncorhynchus clarkii lewisi isolate Uvic-CL-2024 chromosome 7, UVic_Ocla_1.0, whole genome shotgun sequence genome encodes these proteins:
- the LOC139413333 gene encoding myb-related protein B-like, translating to MSWWLRGEDGEEAMYQDTDSDVAEQRDCGKVKVKWTQEEDDNLKALVQSLGPNDWKHIASFLLNRSEHQCQHRWLKVLDPDLVKGPWTKEEDEKVIQLVKRYGNKQWAIVAKHLKGRVGKQCRERWHNHLNPDVKKSSWTKEEDLIIYKAHCMLGNRWAEIAKLLPGRTDNAVKNRWNSTIKRRVEMGFFSGVDPTLKHHQVEAEEGMAHHSKDQQMDYNGSMERDSDQDTTLLENTITSTVRGEPREAGSHKAVSPQQSKTPKSEPDTPGRELNTNSWVVDSSGFLSPNGSSLKEVMDMVDGDLDGWCNMSVFDLPEESQSPERTQFRLEGSTLQELSKGNRGELIPISPGGITPPSILTRRSRRRIALSPDSNYSRTPKSTPVKVLPFSPSQFLNMWTKQDNFELENPSLTSTPVCSQKSTGTTQLHRDKTPLTQKENSVFASKLYSNSVFITPNHKSNLDNTPRTPTPFKNAMEKYGPLQPLPQTPNEEDLKEVLLKETGIELIVTDESPLEQRRKQVHRPTMKKVRKSLALDVMDCKETVTSRHQSIKFLPQPCPKAETSLNSSSFCMKREYKEENVLDQGFCLGPRESCAYSNPVPPTPMSQAWEAVVCGQTKDQLIMTEKARCYLRSLKSHAPNRALILS from the exons ATGTCCTGGTGGTTGCGCGG agaggatggggaggaggctATGTATCAGGACACCGACTCTGATGTGGCTGAACAGAGAGACTGTGGAAAGGTCAAAGTGAAATGGACACAAGAGGAG GATGACAATCTGAAAGCATTGGTCCAAAGCCTGGGACCAAATGACTGGAAACACATAGCCAGTTTTTTACTG AATCGCTCAGAACATCAGTGCCAGCACCGCTGGTTGAAGGTTCTGGATCCAGATCTGGTTAAAGGGCCCTGGACCAAAGAAGAGGACGAGAAG GTGATACAACTGGTGAAAAGGTATGGCAACAAGCAATGGGCCATAGTGGCTAAGCACCTGAAGGGCCGTGTGGGGAAGCAGTGCAGGGAACGCTGGCACAACCACCTCAACCCGGATGTGAAGAAGTCGTCCTGGACAAAAGAGGAAGACCTCATTATCTACAAGGCCCACTGCATGCTGGGAAACCGCTGGGCTGAGATTGCCAAGCTGCTCCCCGGAAG GACAGATAATGCTGTGAAGAACCGCTGGAACTCAACCATCAAGCGTAGGGTTGAGATGGGCTTCTTTAGTGGGGTGGATCCTACTCTGAAGCATCATCAGGTGGAAGCAGAGGAGGGCATGGCCCACCACAGTAAAGATcagcag atggactataaTGGTTCTATGGAGAGGGATTCAGACCAAGACACTACACTTCTG GAGAATACCATTACATCCACTGTGAGAGGCGAACCAAGGGAAGCAGGCTCCCACAAGGCTGTCTCTCCTCAACAGTCAAAGACACCCAAAAGTGAGCCAGACACCCCAGGACGTGAGCTGAATACCAATAGCTGGGTGGTGGACAGCTCAGGCTTCCTCTCTCCCAACGGCTCAAGCTTAAAGGAGGTGATGGATATGGTGGATGGG GACCTAGATGGATGGTGCAACATGTCTGTCTTTGATCTGCCTGAGGAGAGCCAGAGCCCAGAGCGGACCCAGTTCCGTCTGGAGGGCAGCACCCTGCAGGAGCTGAGCAAGGGAAACCGGGGAGAGCTGATCCCCATCTCCCCTGGAGGAATCACTCCACCCTCCATACTGACCCGCCGCAGCCGCCGTCGCATCGCTCTGTCTCCTGACTCCAACTATTCCAGGACCCCCAAGAGCACCCCGGTCAAGGTCCTGCCCTTTTCTCCCTCACAG TTCCTCAACATGTGGACCAAACAGGACAACTTTGAACTGGAGAATCCATCCCTCACCTCTACCCCAGTCTGTAGTCAGAAGTCCACGGGTACCACACAACTACACCGCGATAAGACTCCACTCACACAGAAGGAAAACTCTGTGTTTGCGTCCAAGCTGTACTCAAACTCGGT gTTCATCACACCCAACCACAAGTCAAATCTTGACAACACCCCGCGGACTCCAACTCCATTCAAGAATGCCATGGAGAAGTATGGTCCTCTGCAGCCTCTG CCTCAGACTCCGAACGAGGAGGACTTGAAAGAAGTCCTCTTGAAAGAGACTGGGATTGAGCTGATCGTGACGGATGAGAGTCCACTTGAGCAAAGACGCAAGCAGGTG CATCGACCTACAATGAAGAAAGTGCGTAAATCTCTGGCCTTGGATGTCATGGACTGCAAAGAGACGGTCACCTCCAGGCATCAGTCCATTAAGTTTTTGCCCCAACCCTGTCCTAAG GCTGAGACGTCTCTCAACTCCTCGTCCTTTTGCATGAAGAGAGAATATAAAGAGGAGAATGTTCTGGATCAGGGCTTCTGTTTAGGACCCAGGGAGAGTTGTGCATATTCCAACCCAGTGCCACCAACCCCA ATGTCCCAGGCATGGGAAGCAGTGGTATGTGGACAGACTAAGGACCAACTTATAATGACAGAGAAAGCAAGATGTTACCTCCGCTCACTAAAATCCCACGCTCCCAACCGGGCCCTCATCCTGTCCTGA